In a single window of the Desulfovibrio mangrovi genome:
- a CDS encoding efflux RND transporter permease subunit: MTEQEVRPVSLTDKIIHFCLKRKLVVFLLATMVIGWGIMVAPFDWDVAGLHRNPVPVDAIPDIGENQQIVFTQWTGRSPQDVEDQITYPLTVSLLGIPGVKTVRSYSMFGFSSIYVIFEEDVEFYWSRSRLLEKLNSLPPGTLPEGVQATLGPDATALGQVFWYTIEGRDPDGNPTGGWDLDELRSVQDWYVRYALLAAEGVSEVASAGGFIKEYQIDVNPDAMRAHGVTLEQVVNAVRMSNLDVGARTIEVNSVEYLIRGVGFIKTLGDIEKAVVRVAANVPITVRDVASVTLGPATRRGLLDKDGVEVAGGVVVVRYGENPLQVIQNIKDKISDIAPGMPSKQLADGTLSKLTIVPFYDRAGLIQETLGTLDTALTEEILITIIVVLIAVMHFRSSLLISVLLPTAVLMCFIGMKAFKVDANIVALSGIAIAIGTMVDMGIIICENILKKLEEAPPGANAFNLIFSGVSEVGSAVLTAVATTVVSFLPVFVMEGAEGKLFKPLAYTKTFALAASIIVALTILPALAHVLFKTRRMDFGKGLRRFMLPAAMALTGLWAGAVFSWWIGLLIAYLGMHRLLVASLPPRWQLGIARLENWGVIIGVTIILSNHWLPLGPEKGELKNLLFVVLLIGGLMGFFQLFQRFYPLTLGWCLRHKGLFILLPATVTAFGMTIWLGFGNIMAWAPEYVRTSPPVAALSHAFPGLGKEFMPPLDEGSFLYMPTTMPHASIGEVGDILAKQDHAINAIPEVQTAVGKLGRADTPLDPAPVSMIETVINYRSEYLLDTGGKRMRFRFDPDQKDYMRSPSGELLPAPDGIPYLVQGLFERDAAGALIPDDNGQPFRLWRLPLDPEINPRRDPWHGVRNANDIWDAIVMAADVPGVTSAPKLQPIAARIVMLQSGMRAPMGIKVKGPDLKTIESFGLQLERYLKEVPSVMPAAVIADRIVGKPYLEIVVDRDAIARYGIQLNKVQQVIEVAVGGMMTTTTVEGRERYPVRVRYQRERRDTMEDLESILVAAPSGEQIPLTQLADIRYVRGPQVIKSEDTFLVGYVLFDKRAGFAEVDVVEEAQAYLQAKMESGELMVPAGVSYEFAGSYENQIRAQKKLAIILPLALLVIVLILYLQFNAVSTTLMVFSGILVAWSGGFIMLWLYGQDWFLNFDLFGTSMRTLFQVQPINLSVAVWVGFLALFGIASDDGVLMATYLDESKRQQTINSREAIRAFVVQGAQRRIRPALMTSATTILALIPVLTSTGRGSDIMVPMAIPSFGGMTIALLTVFVVPVLYCWVEEGRLLLNRHKDEAPPALTQQHTP, encoded by the coding sequence ATGACAGAGCAGGAAGTCCGGCCCGTAAGCCTCACTGACAAGATCATCCACTTCTGCCTCAAGCGGAAGCTGGTGGTCTTCCTGCTGGCGACCATGGTCATCGGCTGGGGCATCATGGTGGCCCCCTTCGACTGGGACGTGGCAGGGCTGCATCGCAACCCCGTTCCCGTGGACGCCATTCCCGACATCGGCGAGAACCAGCAGATCGTCTTCACCCAGTGGACAGGACGCTCGCCGCAGGACGTGGAAGACCAGATCACCTATCCGCTCACCGTCTCGCTGCTGGGCATTCCCGGCGTGAAGACCGTGCGCAGCTATTCCATGTTCGGCTTCTCGTCCATCTACGTCATCTTTGAGGAAGACGTGGAGTTCTATTGGTCGCGCTCACGCCTGCTTGAAAAACTCAACTCCCTGCCTCCGGGCACCCTGCCGGAAGGCGTGCAGGCCACGTTGGGCCCTGACGCCACGGCGCTGGGCCAGGTCTTCTGGTATACCATCGAAGGCCGTGATCCTGACGGCAACCCCACAGGTGGATGGGATCTTGACGAACTGCGCAGCGTGCAGGACTGGTACGTGCGCTACGCCCTGCTCGCCGCAGAAGGCGTCTCCGAGGTGGCCTCCGCAGGCGGCTTCATCAAGGAGTATCAGATCGACGTGAACCCCGATGCCATGCGCGCTCACGGCGTGACACTGGAACAGGTGGTGAACGCTGTGCGCATGTCCAACCTTGATGTCGGCGCACGCACCATAGAAGTGAACAGCGTGGAATATCTCATCCGCGGTGTGGGTTTCATCAAGACCCTCGGCGACATTGAAAAAGCCGTGGTACGCGTGGCGGCCAACGTGCCCATCACCGTACGCGACGTGGCCTCCGTCACCCTCGGCCCCGCCACGCGGCGAGGGCTGCTGGACAAGGACGGCGTCGAGGTGGCCGGTGGTGTGGTCGTGGTTCGCTACGGCGAAAACCCCCTGCAGGTCATTCAGAACATCAAGGACAAGATCAGCGACATCGCCCCCGGCATGCCCTCCAAGCAACTGGCGGACGGCACTCTCTCCAAGCTGACCATCGTCCCCTTCTATGACCGCGCGGGACTGATTCAGGAAACCCTCGGCACACTGGACACGGCGCTGACCGAAGAAATTCTGATCACCATCATCGTGGTACTGATTGCCGTCATGCATTTCCGCAGTTCGCTGCTCATTTCCGTACTGCTGCCCACCGCCGTGCTCATGTGCTTCATCGGCATGAAGGCCTTCAAGGTGGATGCAAACATCGTGGCCCTTTCCGGCATTGCCATCGCCATAGGCACCATGGTGGACATGGGCATCATCATCTGTGAGAACATCCTCAAAAAACTGGAAGAAGCGCCACCCGGTGCCAACGCCTTCAACCTCATATTCTCCGGCGTGTCCGAGGTGGGCAGTGCCGTGCTCACGGCCGTGGCCACCACCGTGGTCAGCTTCCTGCCTGTGTTCGTCATGGAAGGGGCGGAGGGCAAGCTCTTCAAACCGCTGGCCTACACCAAGACATTCGCTCTGGCGGCATCCATCATCGTGGCCCTGACCATTCTGCCGGCGCTGGCCCATGTGCTGTTCAAGACCAGACGCATGGACTTTGGCAAGGGATTGCGCCGATTCATGCTGCCCGCAGCCATGGCCCTGACCGGCCTTTGGGCGGGAGCCGTCTTCTCATGGTGGATCGGCCTGCTCATTGCCTATCTGGGTATGCACCGCCTGCTCGTGGCCTCTCTGCCGCCCAGATGGCAGCTTGGTATAGCACGGCTGGAAAACTGGGGGGTGATCATCGGCGTCACGATCATTCTTTCCAACCACTGGCTGCCGCTGGGGCCGGAAAAAGGAGAACTGAAAAACCTCCTCTTCGTGGTCCTGCTCATAGGCGGTCTGATGGGCTTTTTCCAGCTCTTCCAGCGCTTCTACCCGCTGACGCTCGGCTGGTGCCTGCGCCACAAGGGGCTGTTCATCCTCCTGCCAGCAACGGTCACCGCCTTCGGCATGACCATATGGCTCGGCTTCGGCAACATCATGGCCTGGGCACCGGAATATGTACGCACCTCACCGCCGGTTGCCGCACTCAGCCATGCCTTCCCCGGCCTCGGCAAGGAATTCATGCCGCCGCTGGATGAAGGTTCCTTCCTCTACATGCCCACCACCATGCCGCACGCATCCATTGGCGAAGTGGGAGACATACTCGCCAAGCAGGATCATGCCATCAACGCCATACCGGAAGTGCAGACGGCCGTGGGCAAACTGGGAAGAGCCGATACGCCGCTGGACCCAGCGCCGGTTTCCATGATCGAAACCGTCATCAACTATCGCTCCGAATACCTGCTGGATACGGGTGGCAAACGTATGCGCTTCCGCTTTGACCCCGACCAGAAGGACTACATGCGTTCGCCTTCCGGCGAATTGCTGCCCGCACCGGACGGCATCCCCTATCTGGTGCAGGGGCTCTTTGAACGCGATGCCGCAGGCGCGCTCATTCCGGACGACAACGGCCAACCATTCCGGCTCTGGCGGCTCCCGCTTGATCCCGAAATCAATCCCCGAAGGGACCCATGGCACGGCGTGCGTAATGCAAACGACATCTGGGATGCCATCGTCATGGCTGCGGATGTCCCCGGCGTGACCAGCGCCCCCAAGCTGCAGCCCATTGCCGCGCGCATCGTCATGCTGCAATCGGGCATGCGTGCCCCCATGGGCATCAAGGTAAAGGGGCCGGACCTCAAGACCATAGAGTCCTTCGGCCTGCAGCTTGAGCGTTACCTGAAGGAAGTGCCCTCCGTCATGCCCGCGGCGGTCATTGCCGACCGCATCGTCGGCAAGCCCTATCTGGAAATCGTGGTGGACCGTGACGCCATCGCCCGCTACGGCATCCAGCTCAACAAGGTGCAGCAGGTCATAGAAGTCGCCGTGGGCGGCATGATGACCACGACCACCGTGGAAGGCCGTGAACGCTATCCCGTGCGCGTGCGCTATCAACGTGAACGCCGCGACACCATGGAGGATCTCGAAAGCATACTGGTGGCGGCGCCATCCGGTGAACAGATTCCCCTGACGCAGCTTGCGGATATCCGCTACGTGCGCGGACCGCAGGTCATCAAGAGTGAAGACACCTTCCTCGTCGGTTACGTGCTGTTCGACAAACGCGCGGGCTTTGCCGAGGTGGACGTGGTAGAAGAGGCGCAGGCCTATCTGCAGGCCAAGATGGAATCCGGCGAACTTATGGTGCCTGCGGGCGTCAGCTACGAGTTTGCGGGCAGCTATGAAAACCAGATCCGTGCCCAGAAGAAGCTGGCCATCATCCTGCCTCTGGCTCTGCTGGTCATCGTGCTCATCCTGTACCTGCAGTTCAACGCCGTCTCCACCACGCTCATGGTCTTCTCGGGCATTCTGGTGGCCTGGTCGGGCGGGTTCATCATGCTCTGGCTCTACGGGCAGGACTGGTTCCTGAACTTCGACCTGTTCGGCACAAGCATGCGCACCCTGTTTCAGGTGCAGCCCATCAACCTTTCCGTGGCGGTCTGGGTGGGGTTCCTTGCCCTCTTCGGCATAGCCTCGGATGACGGGGTGCTCATGGCCACCTATCTGGATGAATCGAAACGCCAGCAGACCATAAACAGCAGGGAGGCCATTCGCGCATTCGTGGTGCAGGGGGCGCAAAGGCGCATACGTCCTGCACTCATGACGTCCGCCACCACCATTCTTGCCCTTATCCCCGTGCTCACGTCCACGGGACGCGGCTCCGACATCATGGTGCCCATGGCCATCCCCTCCTTCGGCGGCATGACCATCGCCCTGCTCACGGTATTCGTCGTACCCGTGCTGTATTGCTGGGTAGAGGAAGGCAGACTCCTGCTGAACAGGCATAAAGACGAGGCACCGCCCGCTCTGACTCAACAACACACGCCCTAA
- a CDS encoding diguanylate cyclase: MIPFNKLDKRLSLAAVTLLLVVVFLDVVTQRYLYDKHLSEQHEYVFLKLGALRHQIEKELTANLLLIQGTANFISVTDNLTDDLFRQFAQETLKGENLLRNIAAAPDFTMRFVYPLKGNEAVLGVHYKDLTAQWPLVQKAYESRSLVIAGPIKLLQGGTGLIGRAPVFIQNGNVSVFWGMISAVIDMDTLFASISAATQQNNMILAIRGKDGMGPEGAVFLGDEQLFSRKRQAVLMPVIFPSGSWVMAATPKEGWNETPPLSLTFHGLYLLMGLGLMFSAVMALRRNLLLQRTKELLSEAQRIAQLGNWKLDPKSGTFWWSDEVYAILGIQKKIIAPTVKDFINHVHPDDQEAVRNAYISFIASGESRGFDCRIIRPDGTVRHIHGTAGSRIVGDGDKRTAFGTIQDITDRKRMEEALLAEQNKLKAMADASYDAFIMIDSKDTILFWSTAAEHLFGWTTEEVLGKKMHQLIAPPHYHTQAVEGLRHFSRTGTGKVMGTLLEFQALRKDGSTFPVERSVSAFKIGNEYFAVGNLRDITDRKIAEEKLERMATTDSLTGLTNRARFLELAAKEIERCRRYGHHLSLIMLDADKFKSVNDTFGHDAGDAVLVNIGETSRNILRDADIIARIGGEEFVALMPETTPDTAMQVAERLRVAMENQKVITSENKVVRYTVSLGVTGLHADDTSIEPVLKRADTALYIAKHKGRNRVQLEL, translated from the coding sequence ATGATACCATTCAACAAGCTGGACAAGCGCCTCTCACTTGCAGCCGTCACCCTGCTTCTTGTCGTTGTGTTCCTTGACGTGGTCACGCAACGCTACCTCTACGACAAGCACCTTTCCGAACAGCATGAATACGTTTTTCTGAAGCTGGGCGCCCTGCGGCACCAGATAGAAAAAGAACTGACTGCCAACCTGCTGCTCATACAGGGAACCGCCAACTTCATCTCCGTAACCGACAACCTTACGGACGATCTTTTCCGGCAGTTTGCGCAGGAAACGCTCAAAGGCGAGAACCTTCTCAGAAACATAGCCGCAGCCCCTGACTTTACCATGCGCTTCGTCTACCCGCTCAAGGGAAACGAGGCCGTGCTCGGCGTCCATTACAAGGACCTGACGGCACAATGGCCACTTGTACAAAAAGCCTATGAAAGCCGAAGCCTTGTCATCGCCGGTCCGATCAAACTCCTGCAGGGAGGAACGGGGCTCATCGGCCGGGCCCCTGTGTTTATCCAAAATGGCAATGTCAGTGTCTTCTGGGGGATGATTTCAGCCGTCATCGACATGGATACCCTGTTTGCCTCCATTTCTGCCGCCACCCAACAGAACAACATGATCCTGGCCATACGGGGCAAGGACGGCATGGGACCTGAAGGAGCCGTCTTTCTGGGAGATGAGCAGCTGTTCTCCAGGAAAAGACAGGCCGTGCTCATGCCTGTCATCTTTCCTTCCGGCTCATGGGTCATGGCGGCCACCCCTAAAGAAGGATGGAACGAGACCCCCCCGTTGTCATTGACCTTCCACGGCCTTTACCTGCTCATGGGGCTGGGCCTCATGTTCAGCGCTGTAATGGCGTTACGCCGCAACCTGCTGCTGCAAAGAACAAAGGAACTGCTCAGCGAGGCACAGCGAATCGCCCAACTGGGCAACTGGAAACTGGATCCCAAAAGCGGTACGTTCTGGTGGTCTGATGAGGTTTACGCCATTCTGGGAATCCAGAAAAAGATCATTGCTCCCACCGTAAAAGACTTCATCAATCACGTTCATCCCGATGATCAGGAAGCCGTTCGCAATGCATACATCAGCTTCATCGCAAGCGGCGAATCACGCGGGTTCGACTGCAGAATAATACGGCCGGACGGAACAGTCAGGCATATTCATGGAACAGCCGGTTCGCGCATCGTCGGCGATGGTGACAAACGCACCGCTTTTGGCACCATACAGGACATCACGGATCGCAAGCGCATGGAAGAGGCGCTTCTTGCTGAACAGAACAAGCTCAAGGCCATGGCCGACGCTTCCTATGACGCCTTCATCATGATCGACAGTAAGGACACCATCCTGTTCTGGAGCACTGCGGCAGAACACCTCTTCGGCTGGACCACAGAAGAGGTACTCGGAAAGAAGATGCACCAGCTCATTGCCCCGCCCCACTACCACACGCAGGCCGTCGAGGGCCTCAGGCATTTCAGCCGCACGGGCACCGGCAAGGTAATGGGAACCCTGCTGGAGTTTCAGGCCCTGCGCAAGGATGGCAGCACCTTCCCGGTGGAACGATCAGTCAGTGCTTTCAAGATAGGTAATGAATATTTCGCCGTCGGGAACCTGCGCGATATCACCGACCGCAAGATTGCCGAAGAAAAACTTGAGCGCATGGCCACCACGGACAGCCTTACCGGACTGACCAACCGGGCTCGCTTCCTCGAACTGGCCGCAAAGGAAATAGAACGCTGCAGGCGTTACGGCCATCACCTTTCCCTCATCATGCTGGACGCGGACAAATTCAAGAGCGTCAACGATACGTTCGGCCACGATGCGGGAGATGCCGTGCTTGTGAACATTGGAGAAACTTCGCGAAATATCTTGCGCGATGCTGACATCATAGCTCGCATAGGCGGCGAGGAATTCGTCGCCCTCATGCCGGAAACGACACCGGACACGGCCATGCAGGTTGCAGAGCGCCTACGAGTAGCCATGGAAAATCAGAAGGTTATCACGTCTGAAAACAAGGTAGTACGATATACTGTCAGCCTTGGCGTGACCGGCCTTCATGCAGATGACACGTCCATAGAACCGGTACTCAAACGTGCGGACACCGCGCTTTACATAGCCAAGCATAAAGGCCGCAACCGAGTGCAACTGGAGCTATAA
- a CDS encoding DUF401 family protein, translating into MSAFVTFMPLFKLAAVFIIMLTAIRCKLGLMLSICLGSIVMALLFKLPAAQWPETVVTALLQPQTLYLALIVALILLLSDVLDKTGQAGRLMDSLAGYLRHPRLRLVFFPVLIGLLPMPGGAVFSAPMLGSVSEKLKVPARERVLLNYWFRHIWETWWPLYPGIILAASISGVSIGHIALYGLPGMAVMVALGWFFILRPGVLKLDEAAAGETHERDGGKVLRFGLPLLVAILGAVGMEVGISLFMPGIPFEFGVMLALASAILVAVWQNPGSLGIVARSLTRPHLWVMLGVVASIFIFKDTMQAAGVIRELSALAGGPAAIIAAATLLPYLVGLVSGITLAYVGATFPLLTGLLAQAGLQDQMAAYVVLSIFSGFTGIMSSPMHICFVLSCQYFKTDIGGAWRRLVLPCLLLIGSGGVYFSLLR; encoded by the coding sequence ATGTCTGCCTTTGTCACGTTCATGCCGTTGTTCAAGCTCGCCGCCGTCTTCATCATCATGCTCACCGCCATTCGCTGCAAGCTGGGGCTTATGCTTTCCATCTGTCTTGGCAGCATAGTTATGGCGCTGCTGTTCAAACTCCCTGCGGCCCAGTGGCCGGAGACCGTGGTGACGGCTCTCTTGCAGCCTCAGACCCTGTATCTTGCCCTGATTGTCGCCCTGATCCTTCTGCTCAGCGACGTGCTGGACAAGACAGGTCAGGCGGGACGACTCATGGACAGCCTTGCAGGCTATCTGCGTCATCCGCGTCTGCGGCTGGTCTTCTTTCCCGTGCTCATCGGGCTGCTGCCCATGCCGGGCGGTGCGGTTTTTTCCGCGCCCATGCTTGGCAGCGTTTCAGAAAAGCTCAAGGTGCCCGCACGGGAGCGCGTGCTGCTCAACTACTGGTTCCGTCATATCTGGGAGACCTGGTGGCCGCTGTATCCCGGCATCATTCTTGCCGCTTCCATCTCCGGCGTTTCCATAGGACACATTGCGCTGTACGGCCTGCCCGGTATGGCCGTGATGGTGGCGCTGGGCTGGTTCTTCATCCTGCGTCCCGGCGTACTGAAGCTGGATGAGGCTGCAGCGGGCGAGACGCATGAACGGGATGGGGGCAAGGTGCTGCGTTTCGGCCTGCCTCTTCTGGTGGCCATTCTCGGAGCGGTGGGCATGGAGGTGGGCATAAGTCTGTTCATGCCCGGTATTCCCTTTGAATTCGGCGTGATGCTGGCGTTGGCCTCAGCCATTCTGGTGGCTGTGTGGCAGAACCCGGGCAGTTTGGGCATTGTGGCCCGTTCGCTGACCCGTCCCCATCTCTGGGTGATGCTGGGGGTGGTGGCATCCATCTTCATTTTCAAGGATACCATGCAGGCTGCGGGCGTCATACGCGAGCTCTCCGCATTGGCCGGCGGTCCTGCGGCCATTATTGCGGCGGCAACGTTGCTGCCTTATCTGGTGGGGCTGGTTTCCGGCATCACGCTTGCCTATGTCGGGGCCACCTTTCCGTTGCTGACAGGCCTGCTGGCGCAGGCGGGATTGCAGGACCAGATGGCGGCATATGTCGTGCTCTCCATCTTTTCCGGTTTTACGGGGATCATGTCGTCCCCCATGCACATATGCTTTGTGCTTTCCTGTCAGTACTTCAAGACGGATATCGGCGGCGCGTGGCGCAGGCTGGTGCTGCCCTGTCTGCTGTTGATCGGCAGTGGCGGAGTGTATTTTTCCCTGCTGCGATGA
- a CDS encoding LysR family transcriptional regulator has translation MELHQLRSFIAIAEEKNLTRASERLFLSQSAVSAHLKSLEDALGVTLFTRTAKGMQLTPEGMTLLERARSLLDSANAMLQEAKNLSGELRGILKIGFNTDPNFLRVTDLSANMRQTYPEVELRLVQAMTPEVIEAVQKGEMDGGFIFGRTDNPALTVLELASVPLHIVGPAKWKSVLASADMRTLAGMPWVWVPPSCPFHDLLDENFAEHGLALKRVVETDHEDILRALVIAGEGLSILRTTEAEELERLGRIAIWRGMTITTPLSFVHKAARDDDPLIRATVQTVLGIWKASAFGGEDS, from the coding sequence ATGGAACTGCATCAACTACGCTCATTCATCGCCATTGCAGAAGAAAAGAACCTTACCCGCGCGTCCGAGCGCCTCTTTCTCAGCCAATCCGCAGTCAGCGCACATCTCAAGAGCCTTGAAGACGCGCTGGGGGTAACCCTGTTCACACGGACGGCAAAGGGAATGCAGCTGACTCCGGAGGGCATGACGCTGCTGGAGCGGGCACGCTCCCTGCTGGATTCGGCCAACGCCATGCTACAGGAGGCCAAAAACCTGAGCGGCGAACTGCGTGGCATTCTGAAAATCGGCTTCAACACCGACCCCAATTTTCTCCGCGTTACCGACCTTTCCGCGAATATGCGGCAGACATATCCGGAAGTTGAACTGCGCCTTGTGCAGGCCATGACGCCGGAAGTGATCGAAGCTGTGCAGAAAGGAGAAATGGACGGCGGGTTCATCTTCGGCAGAACGGACAATCCGGCACTGACTGTACTGGAACTGGCCAGCGTGCCGCTGCACATTGTCGGACCCGCCAAATGGAAGTCCGTGCTGGCCTCAGCCGACATGCGCACGCTGGCAGGCATGCCCTGGGTGTGGGTACCGCCAAGCTGTCCTTTTCATGACCTGCTGGACGAGAACTTTGCGGAACACGGCCTTGCCCTGAAACGGGTGGTGGAAACCGACCACGAAGACATCCTGCGCGCTCTGGTCATTGCAGGGGAAGGCTTGAGCATCCTGCGCACCACCGAGGCAGAGGAGCTGGAGCGGCTGGGAAGAATAGCCATATGGCGCGGCATGACCATCACCACTCCCCTCAGCTTCGTGCACAAAGCTGCCCGCGATGACGACCCGCTCATACGCGCCACTGTGCAGACGGTACTGGGCATCTGGAAGGCATCAGCCTTCGGTGGCGAAGACAGCTAG
- a CDS encoding glycosyltransferase family 2 protein — protein sequence MSASEHSALRSAPAAAHRPDVTLVTYTCNDASHTRALLESVATWTVWPRRVIVVDDGSDVPFVTDWNLLPVTILRHPENRGRTEAKRTGLSAAESRFILSMDNDVRLSPDWLRTCLPMAARPEVGIASTPLRHASGDSPAARYTAHAYSLQLGVSGDVSFVSGGVWLLRSEIWRNVGGFGDYQEQYGEDARFCERLRAAGYRLVLTTETEACEVRLLPRHVIVKRGWRWHGYHIKVALDAGHPLDEACNVLLHTMRERMARSVAADRLFLYFDLLYLVYGMTDLFRHAAQTRPEAGAYTNAPLAAALVLLEDCPALRGLLCEDLGCLSVTCPDSGATRNTMPMLDFAALLQPVMASADCSVLEAAVPLLREE from the coding sequence TTGTCTGCATCTGAACATTCCGCACTCAGGTCTGCCCCCGCCGCCGCACACCGCCCCGATGTCACGCTGGTGACCTACACCTGCAACGATGCCTCGCACACCCGTGCGCTGCTGGAATCCGTTGCCACGTGGACGGTATGGCCGCGTCGGGTCATCGTGGTGGATGACGGTTCTGACGTGCCTTTTGTCACGGATTGGAACCTGCTGCCTGTGACCATTCTGCGTCACCCTGAAAACAGAGGGCGTACCGAGGCCAAACGCACCGGGCTGAGCGCGGCTGAATCCCGATTCATTCTATCCATGGATAACGACGTGCGCCTGTCGCCCGACTGGCTGCGCACCTGCCTGCCCATGGCGGCCAGACCCGAGGTGGGCATTGCCTCCACGCCTCTGCGCCATGCTTCCGGCGATTCTCCGGCAGCGCGGTACACGGCGCATGCCTACAGCCTGCAGCTGGGCGTTTCCGGTGATGTTTCCTTTGTCTCCGGCGGGGTGTGGCTGCTGAGAAGCGAAATATGGCGAAATGTGGGAGGGTTCGGTGATTATCAGGAGCAGTATGGCGAAGACGCCAGATTCTGCGAGCGGTTGCGGGCAGCCGGATATCGTCTTGTACTGACCACGGAGACGGAAGCGTGTGAAGTGCGCCTGCTGCCCCGTCATGTGATCGTAAAGCGCGGGTGGCGTTGGCACGGCTATCATATCAAGGTGGCACTGGATGCCGGGCATCCCCTCGACGAGGCCTGCAATGTGCTGCTGCATACGATGCGGGAACGGATGGCCCGCTCGGTAGCTGCCGACAGGTTGTTTCTGTATTTCGACCTGCTGTATCTGGTTTACGGCATGACGGATTTGTTTCGCCATGCAGCGCAGACACGACCGGAAGCAGGCGCATATACGAATGCTCCTCTTGCTGCCGCTCTGGTCCTGTTGGAGGATTGTCCGGCACTGCGCGGTCTGCTGTGCGAGGACCTCGGGTGTTTGTCCGTAACCTGTCCCGACAGCGGGGCCACGCGAAATACCATGCCGATGCTGGATTTTGCTGCCTTGCTGCAGCCCGTCATGGCTTCGGCGGACTGTTCCGTTCTGGAGGCTGCTGTCCCGCTGCTGCGGGAGGAGTAA
- the fumC gene encoding class II fumarate hydratase, with protein MTANEHTSARFATRSEQDSMGSIEVPADRYWGAQTQRSLKYFAIGRDIMPEEIIHAFGLLKKAAAQANRELGKLPADKAELIIAAAQEVQDGKLSDHFPLHVWQTGSGTQTNMNANEVIANRAIEMAGGTMGSKQPIHPNDHVNMSQSSNDTFPAAMHIAAALTLTHDLIPAVRYLRLGLQDKAARWDHIVKIGRTHLQDAVPMTLGQEFSGYVAMLDENLERLESMLPHLFKLALGGTAVGTGLNTPPLFAKTAIDNIAEETGLPFVPASNFFASLAAHDAIVMTSGALKTLACSLMKIANDIRWLASGPRSGIGELELPANEPGSSIMPGKVNPTQSEAMTMVATQVMGLDTAIGIAGSQGNFELNVFKPVMIFNLLTAMRLLADTCHSFTDHAVKGLLANEQAIARHVAASLMLVTALTPEIGYDKAAEVAHKAHVEGGTLKDTCLRLGYLTAERFDEIVQPLKMAKPHG; from the coding sequence ATGACTGCTAATGAACATACATCAGCCCGATTCGCAACCCGTAGCGAACAGGACAGCATGGGCTCCATCGAGGTGCCTGCCGACCGTTATTGGGGCGCACAGACGCAACGCTCGCTCAAGTACTTCGCCATCGGACGAGACATCATGCCCGAAGAGATAATCCACGCCTTCGGTCTGCTCAAGAAGGCAGCGGCACAAGCCAACAGGGAACTCGGCAAATTGCCTGCGGACAAGGCCGAACTGATCATCGCAGCCGCGCAGGAAGTGCAGGACGGCAAACTTTCCGATCACTTTCCGCTCCACGTCTGGCAGACAGGCAGCGGCACACAGACCAACATGAATGCCAACGAGGTCATCGCCAACCGCGCCATAGAAATGGCCGGTGGGACTATGGGCAGCAAACAGCCCATCCATCCCAACGACCACGTGAACATGTCGCAGTCTTCCAACGACACGTTCCCCGCAGCCATGCACATTGCCGCAGCACTCACCCTGACACATGACCTGATTCCCGCCGTGCGCTATCTGCGGCTCGGGCTGCAGGACAAGGCCGCGCGCTGGGATCACATCGTCAAGATAGGCCGCACCCACCTGCAGGATGCAGTTCCCATGACGCTTGGACAGGAATTTTCCGGCTACGTGGCCATGCTTGACGAGAATCTGGAGCGCCTTGAATCCATGCTGCCGCATCTGTTCAAACTCGCACTGGGCGGCACGGCCGTGGGCACGGGCCTGAACACTCCCCCGCTGTTCGCAAAAACCGCCATCGACAACATAGCGGAGGAAACCGGCCTGCCCTTTGTGCCCGCCAGCAACTTCTTCGCTTCCCTTGCCGCGCACGATGCCATCGTCATGACCAGTGGCGCGCTGAAGACACTGGCCTGCTCTCTCATGAAGATCGCCAACGACATCCGCTGGCTGGCATCAGGCCCGCGCAGCGGGATTGGCGAACTGGAACTGCCCGCCAACGAACCCGGTTCGTCCATCATGCCGGGCAAGGTCAATCCCACCCAGAGCGAGGCCATGACCATGGTGGCAACACAGGTCATGGGGCTGGACACGGCCATAGGCATCGCCGGTTCACAGGGCAACTTCGAGCTGAACGTCTTCAAGCCTGTCATGATATTCAACCTGCTCACCGCCATGCGTCTGCTCGCGGACACCTGCCACTCCTTCACCGACCACGCCGTGAAAGGACTGCTTGCCAATGAGCAGGCCATTGCCCGCCATGTGGCGGCATCGCTCATGCTGGTTACGGCTCTGACACCGGAAATCGGCTACGACAAGGCCGCGGAAGTGGCGCACAAGGCGCACGTGGAAGGCGGAACGCTCAAAGACACCTGCCTCAGGCTCGGCTACCTGACGGCGGAACGCTTTGACGAGATCGTGCAGCCGCTGAAGATGGCAAAACCGCACGGGTAG